Below is a genomic region from Pleuronectes platessa chromosome 2, fPlePla1.1, whole genome shotgun sequence.
AAGTTGGAGAGCATGTACAAAGTTTTGCTCACACCAAAGAGCTAAAAGTGTCAAAAACAGTGGACAACCGCTGCTTAAACAACTGGAGGAAACTAAGCTAGCCATAATTAGCTCTATTCCGACTTTTCTTTTCCTATAAGGAGCTAATattatttgctttgtttttccacAAATATTTCCCACGTTTCAGAATGGTATTTaactaaaaatgtaattaaaaagtaGAAATATATCAACAGggacaaacatttaaacaatcAATGGCTAAACTGCAGCTACAGTGTCAGCTACTCTATTCCCCTATCGAGCTAATCAAACCTCATGGACTGtcaagacttttattttgaagttccTGCTAATACTTTCTATTTTTCCATGTCATATGACCTAATCACTCACAGACGTCAGTTCCTCCTTCCAGTTCCAACCGAAGTGTACAACCAATCAACAGTAAGCCCACCTTAGTGACTGAGCTGGCTGAGAGACTTTAGTTTCCCTCGTCCCTTCACTTTCAAAATAACGTCCAGTCATGTAGACGAAAGGGATGTCTAGCCAGATGTCCTTTGAAATGATGAAACAAGTCATTTATCTGAAATCATGTTTACAACTCTGGTGACCACACTGCAGCAGTGCGGTATCATGAAGAGCTCGGTTGCAGCTGGGTCAGTGTCAGGAGCTATTTACGTTGACATGCCATTCATCCAGGCTAAAAATAAACGTACACATCCACTGGCCCTTTTGAAATGTCATTGCAAACAACCCAACGCAATCAGCACAAACTAGACAAACAGCAGCTGATTTCTTGTGCCAGACCTGACACCCTCTTCCATTTATAAGCGTCGTAATTCATTTTCGTTGCAGCTTTCTCCCTGAGTCCTGCTGTCACCGGGGCTCAAAGTCATCAGGCTCCTGTTCAACATGTCGTCATCATATGCTGCTGCCATATCATCCCTCATCACAGCCAGCACTTCTAATCCACCCATCAAACCCAGCCCTCGTCCCACCCCACGCACAGCAGGGAGTCCTGAACCTTCCCCCCGGCCCTACAAATCCCCACACCACCCTCCAGCTGTCCAGATACAGCCTCATTCACCGGAGCCTCTGGTGTCGTACGAGGAGCAACAGGAGAATCCTGCAGATTATGGCATAGGTAGGCAGCGCCACAGTGTCAAACACCAACACCCTGCCTGAGGTCTCTCTCCTTTGATCCAGATGGCACTTTGTGTTGCAGGTGGTTATTACCTGGTTGAGATCGAAGAGATCTTTGTTGACCGCTATCAAGTGGTCAGAAAGTTGGGATGGGGTCACTTCTCTACTGTGTGGCTCTGCTGGGACATGGAGTAAGTACAGGTTTTACCTTTCAATTTGCCCTAAATAACGTTATAACAAAGTGTTGTCATTATGATATCTTACATAAACATAATAGCTAATTACCATCATTGTTTGCATGCAGGAGAAGGCATTTTGTGGCTCTGAAGGTGGTGAAGAGTGCTCAAATCTACACAGAGACGGCACTGGATGAGATCAAACTTCTGAAATGTGTCAGTGAGACCACATggatcttctttctttttttcttttgcagcacACAATTAGTGGACATAACGAGAGTGTTATTAATGCATGAGTGTCTGTAGAAAGAGAACCCTAATGATAGCATGTAGGTTTAGACTATTCATagtgattatatatttattatgcaAACACTAACACATCCAAcatctgtgttttattatatCTGCCAGATTATGATGTCATTTGCTCACATTGTGATTTTCTTATCATTATACATTGTCCTTTTTGTTGATATTGAGACATTTTCAATATGTCATCATTAGGTGAGGGACAGTGACCCCAAAGATCCTAAACGAGAAAGAATCGTGCACCTCATCGATGACTTCAGGATCTCTGGAGCCAATGGTGAGCGTATCCTTTACAAAGAAAAGGCTTAAGCCACATAATGTCCCTGTGTCACTATTTAAGAAGCTAGTGGTGCAGGCATTCTTTTCTatcaacttgttttttaccCTTCTATTCACATGTtcctacaaaaaaaagaaaataaaactttgtACCAAAGCGATGGGACTGAAAATATGTGGATCAGTGTCAGCGTGTTTAGGTTTTCTCCCAAAACGCACAAAACTCGGAACCAAGTGTACAATATGAAACAAAGTCCTTAGCTAATCACCAGATGTGTGCATGGTTCTGGAGGTTCTTGGCCACCAGTTGCTGAGGTGGATCGTCAAATCCAACTACACTGGCCTCCCTCTGCCCTGCGTTAAGAGCATCCTCAGACAGGTGCTGTCCAAATCCTCATGCTATCTTAAAAGAGACACATTATGCTCATGCCATGTAATCAGAAAACATCACTCGTCTCATATTTTAAGGCTCCTCTCTGATAAGGCCTGCTCTAGCTGACCCACTCCACTGCTTCCAGTGCATGATGGAAATGTCGGACTCCACTCTTACTTTACCCGGCTTCGTAAGAGACCTTGTCTAGCAACTAGGCGTGCATTATGGCAATGTGAGCATTCATGACATCATTTGACTTCACGATACCCCAGAACTATTGACAGGTGTTTCAGGATCTTCAGgagctgtgttttctgtggaggagaggagctccctttaccCTGAGCTTTAGGCTTTTCAACTTTGCAGACATCTTACATACAAAAACCTCTTTCACTCACAAGAGGAAAGGGAAAAGCAGGAAGAGCATAATCTGTCTCCTTTAAATCATTCTCCATATCTTTCACCACTGATTGGAATCTTTTTGTTAACAGACAAGCTTCTATTTTTACTCCTCCTTCATATGATTTACAATGACAGTGACGCCATTTCATCCTTTATCCCAGGTTCTGCAGGGTTTAGATTATTTGCACACTAAATGCAAGATTATCCACACAGACATCAAGccagaaaacatcctcctgagggTGGACGAGGTTTATATTCAGAAACTGGCTTCCAACACCAAGCTATGGCAGCTGCCAGTGTCCTCTGCTATCTCTAGCTCCCCAGGTTAGTGATGCCGTATTACGCTTATTGATTAAATAATATGTATGTTTAATCTGACACATATTCACATTCTTCATGTATTTTGATAATCTGTGCTTCTTTTCCTCTGtggtgatttttattttctgccaGTTAACAGAGGCCTCAGGGATAGGAAGGTGTGTAGCCTAATAATATGAATTTTTCTTtataatttaatcatttttatgtATGATgtggtatttttttattttttacaatcaCATTATAATTTGTGGCTTCCTGCTGTGACTTCTCAAGAGTTTGTCCAACTTTTTGGGGAAGCTGACGGGAGTTTTCCACACTCTTGGGGAGTGGGTAAGATAGATGTTGTGTTGGGTTTTTGCACTTGAGCTTCTTAACTGCATCCCGCCAGCCACTACAGCCTGGAACACACGAGACGACATATCAGACTGTTAAAAAGGGAGGGAACCAGACATTTATCTGTACAATTACCTTTGGGGCACATAGTAGGAATCAAACACAGTCATTCAGCTTTTATGTTCTTTTCTACCATAACACATTGAcactaaagagagagagatcatcCCAGAGCAATATTGCACACTTTGCTACAGCACGTTGGTACTGTGTTTACAGAAAGCAGCTACTCTGGCTCCTTTCTGCGTTGGAGTCGAAACAAGCAATACTTTATATTCTTACTGTACAGCTATTGTATTCAGTATCTGTTTCTATCAAAATTAGATACAGTCCAGAGAAAGAGGTACTGAAATAGTCTGATCATAAACGGTGCGCGTCTCCATGTTGTCTCATGCTTGTGTTGAATATGCATGTGATAACTCATGCTTGCTCTTGTGACATTGTTGTGTCACCAACTGGCTcctgtaagggggggggggggggggtggacaggACACACCCTCATATATACAACCTCCACTGCAGTTTCAATATAGCCACTTGTTTGCACTTGACTGCTGTACAACGATTAGATAAGATACAAAACTCAGAGTTTGAATTCCAGGTAAAGCTTTGTGGCTTATTGCAACTACAGAGTTAGAAAAAGATGATAAAGGAGAGAATTCATGGCACTAGCATAAGATTTTAGGGTTCAGTCTTTAGCTCTATAGAAGATAGGTTGTATTCGGAAAAATTAAAGCACAAAGACAGAAGTAACAATGGAGAAAAAGCACCAGTGCAGATAGTCctgagggttgtgtgtgtgtgtgcgtgggtttgtgtgtgtgtaattctgatttaaaaaaaatatttaaactgtagTGCATTGCTGTCTGCTAGAGTGTCTATTTTTCATACTACCACAGGGGGGTGCAAAAATCATAGTTTAGAGCAGCATGAACAGGCATGAAGTTGTTAGGAGGATTCATTCATTagttcattgttttttaattcaacGCTTATCCATTATTGTACCTGCAGTCTAACAAGGTCTCCAGGAGCCCGATCAACCGACTGACGAGGAAAGACAGGAGTCGACGAGGACAGGAGACTAAATCTGAcctcaaacagaaagacaaacttCATGTGACATTTACCGATATCACGCCTCCCTCCAGCACCTACAGCTCCACCTGTCAGTCTAAGCTGTCGGGTCCTAACCTCAGATTAAGGAGGCAGaccctgctgctggaggagggacTGGACTTGGCTCCATTCAGCAACAGAGACTCCATCTGCTCGTGGTCCGACCTCAAAACAGATGCTCCTGTCTCTGGCTCCAGGTCAGCATTATTACATCAGACTGCTGACAAAGAGCCACCTCCACCTTCATCATCCTCCCCCTGTGGTTCGTCTCACAACATTTGTGTTGTTGGTTTGTCCCACTAAACTGTGATTTGCATGAATATGATGTAGGATCTACTGTTAGGCATCAAATTCTTTAATGTGTTACAGGTTTCAGTGACTCTGACACGTTACCTTTGGATCTACTGAAGCCACAGAATGCTGATGAAATCCTCATTAAGATTGCTGACCTGGGCAATGCCTGCTGGGTGGTGAGTTATTCATTTGACAAGGataatacatttgaaaaacGATTCAATTAGAATGACACTCACTAGAGTGCATTCCTTTACCAAGGCTCAACAACTCCCT
It encodes:
- the LOC128455850 gene encoding SRSF protein kinase 2; this encodes MSSSYAAAISSLITASTSNPPIKPSPRPTPRTAGSPEPSPRPYKSPHHPPAVQIQPHSPEPLVSYEEQQENPADYGIGGYYLVEIEEIFVDRYQVVRKLGWGHFSTVWLCWDMERRHFVALKVVKSAQIYTETALDEIKLLKCVRDSDPKDPKRERIVHLIDDFRISGANGEHVCMVLEVLGHQLLRWIVKSNYTGLPLPCVKSILRQVLQGLDYLHTKCKIIHTDIKPENILLRVDEVYIQKLASNTKLWQLPVSSAISSSPVNRGLRDRKSLSNFLGKLTGVFHTLGEWSNKVSRSPINRLTRKDRSRRGQETKSDLKQKDKLHVTFTDITPPSSTYSSTCQSKLSGPNLRLRRQTLLLEEGLDLAPFSNRDSICSWSDLKTDAPVSGSRSALLHQTADKEPPPPSSSSPCGFSDSDTLPLDLLKPQNADEILIKIADLGNACWVHKHFTEDIQTCQYRSVEVLIGADYDTPADIWSTACMAFELVTGDYLFDPQSGATFSREEDHIAHIIELLGPLPSKFALSGRNSKQYFNRKGQLRHISKLKSWSLFEILQDKYEWPQEEAVNFSSFLLTMLELLPEKRATAAQCLKHPWILS